In one Bacillus sp. PK3_68 genomic region, the following are encoded:
- a CDS encoding PD-(D/E)XK nuclease-like domain-containing protein has translation MPKTQQWTLTKENYHSNKADQEFFSVSQFKNFIECEAKTMAKLSGAYTEPYSNALLVGSYVHAAFESNEAFEKFLEENNGAIFKARGGKYSDFETADRMIETLKADPFAMFAMEGDKEEIYTAHLFGTDWKIKVDSIHHGRRTFSDLKTTQDLYKRHWSVKYDNWVSFVEAWDYVLQMALYRRVLQEVTGNTYTPYIVAVTKENPPNKAVLHFDATRFDFEYEYIEMKIERMLEVKSGKAKPIRCEKCDYCRMTKQLNDTIEIGELIWQ, from the coding sequence GTGCCGAAGACACAGCAATGGACTTTGACCAAGGAGAACTATCATTCGAACAAAGCTGATCAGGAATTTTTCTCCGTTTCACAATTTAAAAACTTTATAGAGTGTGAAGCAAAAACAATGGCAAAACTGAGTGGGGCTTATACAGAGCCCTACTCCAACGCCTTATTAGTTGGCTCCTATGTTCATGCAGCTTTTGAGAGTAATGAGGCATTTGAAAAATTTCTTGAAGAAAACAATGGAGCAATCTTCAAGGCACGCGGCGGCAAGTATTCCGACTTTGAAACAGCTGATCGAATGATTGAAACGTTAAAAGCAGATCCCTTTGCCATGTTTGCTATGGAAGGTGACAAAGAAGAGATTTATACAGCTCATTTATTCGGAACAGATTGGAAAATCAAAGTGGACAGCATTCATCATGGCCGCCGGACATTTAGTGATTTGAAAACGACACAGGACCTTTATAAGCGTCACTGGTCAGTTAAATACGATAACTGGGTTTCTTTTGTGGAAGCTTGGGATTATGTGCTCCAGATGGCGCTGTATAGACGTGTTTTACAGGAGGTCACAGGAAACACTTATACACCTTATATCGTTGCTGTGACAAAGGAAAACCCGCCGAATAAAGCAGTGTTGCACTTCGATGCAACACGCTTCGATTTCGAATATGAATACATCGAAATGAAAATAGAACGGATGCTTGAAGTGAAATCAGGGAAAGCAAAGCCAATCCGGTGCGAGAAATGTGATTACTGCCGAATGACTAAGCAACTCAACGACACCATAGAGATTGGAGAGTTGATCTGGCAATGA
- a CDS encoding winged helix-turn-helix domain-containing protein gives MPSSFYFPVFSGLLTAEHRKKIGPALWEFLWCISTTTKEVMEDGELLGIVLGGKPVSYNDVAKEMGGSKSTVKRNFEKLEEEGYILMTRTPYGHIIKVRNSKKFKKSAENDTGAKYGTGAENEYRGAIFGRGVPKMVTLIKI, from the coding sequence ATGCCCAGCAGCTTTTACTTTCCTGTATTTTCTGGACTATTAACAGCGGAACACAGAAAAAAGATAGGACCAGCTTTGTGGGAGTTCCTTTGGTGTATCAGTACAACAACGAAAGAAGTAATGGAGGACGGTGAGCTTTTGGGCATCGTTCTCGGTGGAAAGCCGGTTTCATATAACGATGTAGCCAAAGAAATGGGTGGCAGCAAATCAACCGTTAAACGGAACTTTGAGAAGCTCGAAGAAGAAGGATATATCTTAATGACCCGAACACCATACGGGCACATTATCAAAGTGAGGAATTCAAAGAAATTCAAAAAGAGTGCCGAAAATGACACGGGTGCTAAATATGGCACGGGTGCCGAAAATGAATACAGGGGTGCCATATTTGGTAGGGGGGTGCCGAAAATGGTCACTCTAATAAAGATATAG
- a CDS encoding helix-turn-helix transcriptional regulator, which yields MIKKSADVGSAVTSLLEEEGMTNGQMAFDLNVSPQLISHYKTDRRPMQQDIAKQSIEVYGDSPEFRSELLYEFSNGYTSPVLKGPTIERHRLAMEANAEREIKEALQKIEEVCLAKPPGVTTAEERENIEKLVDELVEARAFIDNLVMMLEREYNIPIMKRIQRLLPKWKAKGWI from the coding sequence ATGATAAAGAAATCAGCCGATGTTGGAAGTGCAGTAACTAGTTTGTTAGAGGAAGAGGGAATGACGAATGGTCAAATGGCATTTGATTTGAACGTTTCTCCTCAACTGATCAGCCACTATAAAACTGACAGACGGCCTATGCAACAGGATATTGCTAAACAATCCATTGAGGTTTATGGCGACAGTCCAGAATTTAGAAGCGAGTTACTTTATGAATTTAGTAACGGTTACACATCACCAGTACTTAAAGGACCAACTATTGAGCGTCACCGGCTGGCAATGGAAGCCAATGCAGAAAGAGAAATCAAAGAAGCTTTACAGAAGATCGAGGAGGTTTGTCTTGCTAAACCTCCCGGTGTTACTACAGCAGAGGAGCGAGAGAACATTGAAAAACTAGTGGATGAACTAGTCGAAGCAAGAGCATTTATTGACAACCTAGTTATGATGCTTGAAAGAGAATATAACATTCCAATCATGAAGCGAATTCAGCGGTTACTACCTAAATGGAAAGCGAAAGGGTGGATTTGA
- a CDS encoding DUF3862 domain-containing protein produces MKKFFAFGCLGFVGLIVLAIIGIVMIGGDFTTQTSDNSNEDAQTTAADPKPAEESKKETTKLTKEKFEQIKDGMSYDEVVKIVGSEGTLLSETGDSGTEFHTQMYEFETDGFLSSANMTFQGGKLINKAQMGLGGDSDVTVSLDEFGKIENGMSYDEVTQIIGGEGEKLSESGEEGSEFHTVIYSYNGEGGLGANANFTFQGGKLMNKAQMGLK; encoded by the coding sequence ATGAAGAAGTTTTTTGCATTTGGTTGTCTGGGCTTTGTAGGACTAATTGTATTAGCGATTATTGGGATAGTAATGATTGGTGGAGATTTTACTACACAAACATCAGACAACAGTAATGAAGATGCACAAACTACAGCTGCTGATCCAAAGCCTGCTGAAGAATCAAAAAAAGAAACTACCAAACTCACAAAAGAAAAATTTGAACAAATTAAAGATGGAATGTCTTATGATGAAGTTGTTAAAATTGTAGGTAGCGAAGGAACTCTTCTATCTGAAACTGGAGATTCAGGAACAGAGTTTCACACTCAAATGTATGAGTTTGAAACAGATGGCTTTCTTTCTAGCGCAAATATGACTTTCCAAGGTGGCAAGTTAATAAATAAAGCTCAAATGGGACTCGGTGGAGACTCAGATGTGACTGTTTCTTTAGATGAATTTGGTAAAATTGAAAATGGAATGTCTTATGATGAAGTAACGCAAATCATAGGCGGAGAAGGAGAAAAGCTATCTGAATCTGGCGAGGAAGGTTCTGAATTCCATACTGTTATTTATAGCTATAATGGAGAAGGTGGACTTGGAGCAAATGCCAACTTTACTTTCCAAGGCGGAAAATTAATGAATAAAGCTCAAATGGGCTTAAAATAA
- a CDS encoding helix-turn-helix domain-containing protein, translating into MSTQRLTPQQMAEYLGVTRETVYRMVRKNEIPHFKIRSRIFFSKETIDAWIRKQEQQAI; encoded by the coding sequence ATGTCCACTCAACGTCTTACACCACAGCAAATGGCAGAATATCTTGGTGTCACTAGAGAAACGGTTTATCGCATGGTGAGAAAAAATGAAATTCCTCATTTTAAAATCCGAAGCCGGATCTTCTTTTCTAAAGAGACTATTGACGCTTGGATTCGCAAACAGGAGCAACAAGCTATTTAA
- a CDS encoding helix-turn-helix transcriptional regulator, with amino-acid sequence MRVWLKELRLQRGFTHNDVAEESNVKRAYYTMIESGSRNPSVNVAKRIAKTLGFEWTIFFENKCNEMKHKSGSKEVS; translated from the coding sequence TTGAGAGTTTGGCTTAAAGAACTTAGGCTTCAAAGAGGCTTTACACATAATGATGTAGCCGAAGAATCAAATGTAAAACGTGCCTACTATACAATGATTGAATCAGGAAGTAGAAATCCTAGTGTAAATGTAGCAAAACGAATCGCTAAAACTTTAGGTTTCGAGTGGACAATTTTTTTTGAAAACAAATGTAACGAAATGAAACATAAAAGCGGTTCAAAAGAAGTCAGCTAA
- a CDS encoding ImmA/IrrE family metallo-endopeptidase, with the protein MENCYSYTPLETYVKDLYYSLSIYRPEQLDLKLIAEKLRIRIYYEDMPSEASVYAGRSRIILDERLTPQQQWQDFGHELCHILRHVGEQYGIPSSFRLLQERQATNFMYHFCIPTFMLELLSFPWRKSEVIELISKTFNVEYEFAAQRLERWILQKESSLFYERIFDPIWHYQVEAINQKK; encoded by the coding sequence ATGGAAAATTGCTATTCTTACACACCATTAGAAACTTATGTAAAAGATTTATATTATTCACTGTCGATTTATCGGCCTGAACAACTTGATTTAAAGTTAATCGCCGAAAAACTAAGAATTCGTATCTACTACGAGGATATGCCAAGCGAAGCTTCTGTGTATGCTGGACGTAGCAGAATTATACTTGATGAAAGATTAACACCACAGCAGCAATGGCAAGATTTCGGCCATGAACTTTGCCATATCTTAAGGCATGTTGGAGAGCAGTATGGTATCCCTTCTTCTTTCCGGCTACTACAAGAGAGGCAAGCAACTAATTTTATGTATCACTTTTGCATACCTACTTTTATGTTGGAGCTATTATCCTTTCCTTGGAGAAAAAGCGAAGTTATTGAGTTGATTTCAAAGACCTTCAATGTTGAATATGAATTTGCTGCTCAAAGGCTTGAACGTTGGATATTGCAGAAAGAGAGCTCTTTATTCTATGAGAGAATCTTTGACCCCATTTGGCATTACCAAGTCGAAGCTATCAATCAAAAAAAATAA
- a CDS encoding helix-turn-helix transcriptional regulator — protein MTIFAKRLKDLRLQKNLSLIELSRKVNLSRDALEAYEQGKRIPDLSQVFKLKEFFNVSLCYLIGKTDNPTEIIDISNEFESFHINGIQDLSEEEIKKISLIASDDSLYMEWYLDNTETEEPNNFIED, from the coding sequence ATGACTATTTTTGCAAAACGTTTAAAAGATTTAAGACTACAAAAAAACCTTTCATTGATAGAACTTTCCCGTAAAGTGAACCTGAGCCGGGATGCTTTGGAAGCCTATGAACAAGGCAAAAGAATTCCTGACCTTTCGCAAGTATTTAAGTTGAAAGAGTTTTTTAATGTTTCTTTATGCTACCTCATAGGCAAAACAGACAATCCAACTGAAATCATTGACATTTCTAATGAATTTGAAAGCTTTCATATCAATGGAATTCAAGATTTATCAGAAGAAGAAATAAAGAAAATTTCTCTTATAGCCAGCGATGACTCTCTTTATATGGAATGGTATCTCGACAATACAGAAACTGAAGAACCAAATAACTTTATAGAGGACTGA
- a CDS encoding helix-turn-helix transcriptional regulator, with the protein MLPERLIKLRKENKKTQQQIADFLGITRPAYTAYERGTRQPDYETLRKIADYYMVSTDYLLGRSDNPDLDGLSDPAFIAFTNDPELQHWYKELPKSPEDRLRKLKKLWEIIKDEE; encoded by the coding sequence TTGCTGCCAGAAAGGCTTATAAAATTAAGAAAAGAAAACAAAAAAACACAACAACAAATAGCGGATTTTTTAGGGATAACCAGACCCGCATATACAGCTTATGAACGGGGAACACGCCAACCAGATTATGAAACACTTCGTAAGATAGCGGATTACTATATGGTATCCACAGACTACCTTCTTGGTAGAAGTGACAACCCTGATCTAGATGGCTTAAGCGATCCTGCCTTCATTGCTTTTACAAATGATCCAGAACTTCAACACTGGTATAAAGAGCTTCCAAAAAGCCCAGAGGATCGTTTACGTAAATTAAAGAAACTATGGGAGATCATTAAGGATGAAGAATAA